The DNA window GTGTAGTCGGGGCGGTCGCGCAGGCGACAAAGGACATGCAGCGCGTGGCCGTCGAGATCACGGGAAGCGTCAAGGGGACGTCCGAGCGGGCCGCCGCGGCAGCCGCCGCTTCCGAGGAGGCCTCGGCCAGCGTCAGCACGGTTGCCGCCGCCACTGAGGAGCTGGCCTCTTCCGTGGCCGAGATCGGCCGTCAGGTCACCCATTCCAGCGGCGTCGCCGATGCTGCCGTGGTCAAGGCCGGACAAACCACGGAGATGGTCGGAAGCCTTGCCGTCGCCGGCGAAAAGATCGGCGACGTGCTGCGCCTGATCGGCGCCATCGCCAGCCAGACCAACCTCCTGGCGCTCAACGCCACCATCGAGGCGGCGCGGGCCGGAGAGGCCGGCAGGGGCTTTGCCGTGGTCGCATCCGAAGTCAAGGAACTCGCCAGTCAGACCGCGAAGGCGACCGAGGAAATCGCCGGACAGGTCACCGCGATCCAATCCGCCACCGGCAATTGCGTGACCGCGATCGGTGGCATCAGCGACACCATCCGGGAGATCAGCGGCATCGCCACCACGATTGCCGCCGCGGTCGAGGAGCAGGATTCGGCGACGCGCGAGATCGCGCGAAGCGTGCAGCAGGCCGCCGCCGGCACCAGCGAAGTCTCGCTCAACGTCGCCGGCGCAAGCCAGGCCGCCGACCAGTCGCGCGTGCTGGCCGAAAACGTCATGGTCGCCTCAGGCGAACTCAGCCAGCACGCCATCGCGCTGTTCAAAAGCGTCGACAGCTTCCTGGCCGGCCTGCGCGAGGCGGCTTAGTCTCTAACCCGGCCAATGACGCTGGGCCTCTAGGCGCGGAACTCGGGCGCGACCATGCGCGTTGCGCAAGTTGGCAACCGCACCACCGAAGGGAGACGATCATGCCCCGCGGCGACAAATCTGGTTATACCGACAAGCAGAAACGCCAGGCCGAACACATCGAGGAAGGCTACGAGAATCGCGGCGGCGGCAATAAGGAAGCCGCGCGGCGGGCGTGGGCGACCGTCAACAAGGAGAGCGGCGGCGGCAACAAGAGTGGCTCCGGGCGCGGCGTTCCCGACACCAACGTATCATCGAAGCGCGGCGGCAGGATCGGCGGCCCGCGCGGCGGCAAGGCCTCCGCGAGCCGGCCTGCCGCGGCGCGCTCGCGCTCCGCGAAAAAGGCGGCTGCGACGCGCAAGCGAAACGCGACGGCGAAGTCAGGTGCGCGCAAGGCCGCGCGGAAGAAATAGTTTTCGGGAGATTTGCTTCCGCCCGTCGGGCGCGTTTTAGTCTGTCGCCGCAAGGGCATCGGCGAAGTGCACGGACAGGCCGCGATGAAGAGCACCGGCAGCAGGAGTTCCGCGCGCAAGCGGCGCGCAGGATTTTCGGATCCCGCGGTTGATGCGGTTTTCAGTGCCTACCCGAAGCCGCTTAAGGCCAAATTGCTGGCGTTGCGCCGCCTGATCTTCGACACCGCGAAGACAACGAAGGGCGTCGGCGCGCTGCATGAAACCTTGAAATGGGGGCAGCCGAGCTATCTCACGACCGAGACGAAAAGCGGTAGCACGATCCGTATCGACCGGGTCAAATCGGCCACCAGCCGATACGCGGTCTATTTCCATTGCCAGACCGATCTGGTCGAGACTTTCCGCGAGCTGTACCCTAGGGAATTGCGCTATGGCGGCAACCGAAGCATCCTGCTGAACGCGGAGGACGAACTTCCCGAGCCGGCGCTGCGTCACTGCCTGGCGCTGGCGCTGACCTATCATCTGAACAAG is part of the Bradyrhizobium erythrophlei genome and encodes:
- a CDS encoding plasmid stabilization protein; this translates as MPRGDKSGYTDKQKRQAEHIEEGYENRGGGNKEAARRAWATVNKESGGGNKSGSGRGVPDTNVSSKRGGRIGGPRGGKASASRPAAARSRSAKKAAATRKRNATAKSGARKAARKK
- a CDS encoding DUF1801 domain-containing protein encodes the protein MKSTGSRSSARKRRAGFSDPAVDAVFSAYPKPLKAKLLALRRLIFDTAKTTKGVGALHETLKWGQPSYLTTETKSGSTIRIDRVKSATSRYAVYFHCQTDLVETFRELYPRELRYGGNRSILLNAEDELPEPALRHCLALALTYHLNKRKAARA